One region of Bradyrhizobium betae genomic DNA includes:
- a CDS encoding VOC family protein, whose protein sequence is MATPDIDRDSAAKSSNEPSTSRSIDLKLEVVVIPVSDVDRAKAFYTRIGWRLDADFASGDAWRVIQFTPPGSACSVIFGRNVTAAAPGSARGLYLIVSDLEAARADLLDRGIDVGGPFHGAGDVHAGPDEPYLSGSVRVGGVDPKRGSSDDRGCCQRREPVAVASATGRTTMTGARWKRGSTRCRNSSPRSTASTSTSFTSVPGTRMRCR, encoded by the coding sequence ATGGCGACACCGGACATCGACCGCGACAGCGCGGCCAAATCCTCGAATGAGCCTTCGACATCGCGCAGCATCGACCTGAAGCTCGAAGTCGTCGTGATCCCGGTGTCGGATGTCGATCGCGCCAAGGCGTTCTACACCCGCATCGGCTGGCGATTGGACGCCGATTTTGCCTCCGGTGACGCATGGCGGGTGATCCAGTTCACGCCGCCCGGCTCGGCCTGTTCGGTGATCTTCGGCAGGAACGTCACCGCGGCAGCGCCGGGTTCGGCACGCGGGCTGTACCTGATCGTGTCCGATCTGGAGGCCGCGCGAGCGGATCTGCTCGATCGCGGCATTGACGTCGGCGGACCGTTCCACGGCGCCGGCGATGTTCACGCCGGACCGGACGAGCCGTATCTGTCCGGCAGCGTCCGGGTCGGTGGTGTCGATCCGAAGCGCGGCAGCAGCGATGACCGCGGTTGCTGCCAGCGTCGCGAGCCTGTTGCTGTTGCATCCGCTACTGGCAGAACGACTATGACTGGCGCAAGATGGAAGCGCGGCTCAACGCGCTGCCGCAATTCGTCACCGAGATCGACGGCGTCGACATCCACTTCATTCACGTCCGTTCCAGGCACGAGAATGCGTTGCCGATGA
- a CDS encoding RidA family protein, which yields MIKRVLPYEGLLHEVVEHDGVLYFGGIVPEDTSLDMSGQANDVLGQLSRLLEPLGSDLANVLQVTIYMTDLKEKAAFNAAWKAHFAEAHLPARAAIGVADLGPGVKLEITATAARAR from the coding sequence ATGATCAAACGCGTCTTGCCCTACGAAGGACTGCTCCACGAGGTGGTCGAGCATGACGGTGTGCTCTACTTCGGCGGCATCGTCCCCGAGGACACCAGCCTCGACATGTCGGGCCAGGCCAATGACGTCCTCGGACAGCTGTCGCGCCTGCTGGAGCCGCTCGGATCCGATCTGGCCAATGTCCTGCAGGTGACCATCTACATGACGGACCTGAAGGAGAAGGCGGCGTTCAATGCGGCCTGGAAGGCGCACTTCGCAGAGGCCCATCTGCCGGCGCGCGCCGCAATCGGCGTGGCCGATCTCGGGCCCGGCGTCAAACTCGAGATCACCGCCACCGCCGCCCGGGCGCGCTAA
- a CDS encoding sensor histidine kinase: protein MSAIGSRPDDDVVRSQYVASFDEQSRDWELVLRESHHRMKNTLTLLGASVRRDFTRAGIRDVSVVMDRFERRLVAFGRLYQLLSDSDDVSAVDVEAFFESLCGAISEAVLEPAGIRCEAAIESGTLSASQCHRLALMLTELVTNAAKHAFPTRNGALIRIEVANRDGVWFCTVADNGIGATGPLQGTGSRILEGLARSIHARLQGEAGQGGTRVTIVMPAAA from the coding sequence ATGTCCGCTATCGGCTCCAGGCCCGACGACGACGTCGTTCGATCCCAGTACGTCGCCAGTTTCGATGAACAGTCGCGTGATTGGGAACTCGTGTTGCGGGAATCCCACCATCGGATGAAGAACACGCTGACGCTGCTGGGTGCGTCTGTCCGCCGCGATTTCACGCGGGCCGGCATCAGGGACGTGTCGGTCGTGATGGACCGCTTCGAGCGGCGCCTGGTCGCCTTCGGCAGGCTCTATCAACTCTTGTCCGACAGCGATGATGTGTCCGCCGTCGATGTCGAGGCCTTCTTCGAAAGCCTGTGCGGAGCGATCTCCGAGGCGGTGCTGGAGCCGGCTGGCATCCGTTGCGAGGCTGCGATCGAGAGCGGTACGCTGTCGGCGTCGCAATGTCATCGGCTCGCATTGATGCTGACCGAGCTGGTCACGAATGCGGCAAAGCATGCCTTTCCGACCAGGAATGGTGCACTGATCCGTATCGAGGTCGCCAATCGCGACGGCGTTTGGTTCTGCACGGTGGCCGACAACGGGATCGGCGCGACCGGTCCGCTTCAGGGCACCGGCAGCCGCATCCTCGAAGGACTCGCTCGCAGCATCCACGCACGGTTGCAGGGTGAGGCCGGGCAGGGCGGCACGCGGGTGACCATCGTGATGCCGGCCGCCGCGTGA
- a CDS encoding alpha/beta fold hydrolase: MSDTINSERRGFLGRAALTLAAAQLSLSATAAAKPAKPAGAGRPGANTAFASLKQIDAGLLNVGYAEAGPADGPAVILLHGWPYDIHAFVDVAPLLAAAGHRVIVPYLRGYGSTLFLSDATMRNGQPAAIAADIVALMDALRIDKATIAGFDWGARTANIIAALWPQRVKAMVSVSGYLIGSQQAGKIPLPPKAELQWWYQFYFATERGREGYDKYRHDFSKLIWQLASPQWHFDDATFDRSARAFDNPDHVAIVIHNYRWRLGLAEGEARYADDEARLAQAPVITAPTITMEGDANGAPHPEPSAYAKKFSGRYSHRTIKGGIGHNLPQEAPKAFADAVLDVMAEA; this comes from the coding sequence ATGTCCGATACCATCAACAGCGAACGCCGCGGCTTCCTCGGACGCGCCGCCCTGACACTTGCGGCAGCCCAGCTGTCGCTGAGCGCCACGGCTGCCGCCAAGCCGGCGAAGCCTGCCGGTGCAGGCAGGCCGGGCGCCAACACCGCGTTCGCGTCGCTGAAGCAGATCGACGCCGGCCTGCTCAATGTCGGCTATGCCGAGGCAGGCCCCGCTGACGGTCCGGCCGTGATCCTGCTGCACGGCTGGCCCTACGACATCCACGCTTTCGTCGACGTCGCGCCGCTGCTCGCTGCGGCCGGCCATCGCGTGATCGTGCCTTATTTGCGCGGCTACGGCAGCACGCTCTTCCTGTCCGACGCGACGATGCGGAACGGGCAGCCGGCAGCGATCGCGGCGGACATCGTCGCGCTGATGGACGCACTCAGAATCGACAAGGCCACGATCGCCGGCTTCGACTGGGGCGCGCGGACCGCCAACATCATCGCGGCGCTCTGGCCGCAGCGGGTCAAGGCGATGGTCTCGGTGAGCGGCTATCTGATCGGCAGCCAGCAGGCCGGCAAGATACCGCTGCCGCCGAAGGCCGAGCTGCAATGGTGGTACCAGTTCTATTTCGCGACCGAGCGAGGCCGCGAAGGCTATGACAAATACCGCCACGATTTCTCGAAGTTGATCTGGCAGCTCGCCTCGCCGCAATGGCACTTCGACGATGCCACCTTTGATCGCAGCGCCAGGGCGTTCGACAATCCGGACCATGTCGCGATCGTGATCCATAATTATCGCTGGCGGCTCGGCCTTGCCGAGGGCGAAGCAAGATACGCCGACGACGAGGCGCGGCTGGCGCAAGCGCCTGTCATCACGGCGCCGACCATCACCATGGAGGGTGACGCCAACGGGGCGCCGCATCCGGAGCCGTCCGCCTACGCGAAGAAATTCTCAGGCCGCTATTCGCACCGGACCATCAAGGGCGGCATCGGGCACAATCTGCCGCAGGAGGCGCCGAAGGCCTTTGCCGACGCGGTGCTCGACGTGATGGCGGAAGCCTGA
- a CDS encoding AraC family transcriptional regulator translates to MLTDLQTAHARIELPARRDREVSHKTHAIPRERRWREINHGPEADIMISQWEESRDTSSHEATTPETSYFVGIALKATRAKLTRDRQIVYDGTMPAGTLYVSAPSKPLCVQFQGPCAFLHVHISTDHFPVPAAEALHDLVLLRDPLAAELAKALMEHGDATDHEFARCIGQTLAMHLARLELPRAKVNALPKWRLRRVEQYIADHFDRCISLSELANVAGLSRMHFAAQFRAATGYRPREYLLNHRIEQAKRMLATTGRPLAEIALAVGFSTQAHFSTVFKRISGQSPARWRLASKSERPATDVAPRRRPASDNDWMIGAAA, encoded by the coding sequence ATGTTGACGGACCTGCAAACGGCGCATGCCCGGATTGAGCTTCCGGCTCGGCGGGATCGCGAGGTCTCGCACAAGACGCACGCGATTCCGCGCGAAAGGCGATGGCGCGAGATCAACCACGGCCCGGAGGCGGACATCATGATCTCGCAATGGGAGGAGTCCCGGGACACTTCGTCGCATGAGGCGACGACGCCCGAGACCAGCTATTTCGTCGGCATTGCCCTGAAGGCGACGCGCGCGAAACTGACCCGGGACCGTCAGATCGTCTATGACGGCACGATGCCTGCTGGCACGTTGTATGTCAGCGCGCCGTCGAAGCCTCTCTGCGTCCAGTTCCAGGGCCCCTGCGCTTTCCTGCACGTCCACATTTCCACGGATCACTTCCCGGTGCCCGCCGCGGAAGCATTGCATGACCTCGTCTTGCTGCGCGATCCGCTCGCCGCCGAGCTGGCGAAAGCGCTGATGGAGCATGGCGACGCCACCGACCATGAATTCGCGCGCTGCATCGGACAGACCCTCGCGATGCATCTCGCGCGCCTCGAGCTGCCCCGCGCCAAGGTCAACGCCTTGCCGAAATGGCGGCTGCGGCGCGTCGAGCAATACATCGCCGATCATTTCGACCGCTGCATCAGCCTGTCCGAGCTTGCCAATGTCGCGGGCCTCTCCAGGATGCACTTTGCGGCACAATTCCGCGCCGCGACCGGCTATCGCCCGCGCGAATATCTGCTCAATCACCGCATCGAGCAGGCCAAGCGGATGCTCGCGACGACCGGGCGGCCTTTGGCTGAAATCGCGCTAGCCGTCGGCTTCAGCACGCAGGCGCATTTCTCCACCGTGTTCAAGCGCATCAGTGGGCAGTCTCCGGCGCGCTGGCGCCTCGCCAGCAAGAGCGAACGGCCGGCCACCGACGTCGCGCCGCGGCGGCGTCCTGCATCGGACAATGACTGGATGATCGGCGCGGCCGCCTAG
- a CDS encoding epoxide hydrolase family protein, translating into MEARLNALPQFVTEIDGVDIHFIHVRSRHENALPMIVTHGWPGSIIEQMKIVGPLTDPAAHGAKAADAFDLVIPSLPGHGFSGKPTALGWDPQRIARAWIVLMKRLGYNRYVAQGGDWGNAVTEQMVIAPPELLGIHTNMPATVPDEIVRALQPGGTRPANLSAGERIAYDQLDDFYKHGLGYAIEMSSRPQTLYGLVDSPAGLASWMLDHDAAAPR; encoded by the coding sequence ATGGAAGCGCGGCTCAACGCGCTGCCGCAATTCGTCACCGAGATCGACGGCGTCGACATCCACTTCATTCACGTCCGTTCCAGGCACGAGAATGCGTTGCCGATGATCGTCACCCATGGTTGGCCGGGCTCGATCATCGAGCAGATGAAGATCGTCGGCCCGCTCACCGATCCGGCGGCGCATGGCGCGAAGGCCGCGGACGCCTTCGATCTGGTGATCCCCTCGCTGCCGGGCCACGGCTTCTCCGGCAAGCCGACCGCGCTCGGCTGGGATCCGCAGCGCATCGCGCGCGCCTGGATCGTGCTGATGAAGCGTCTCGGCTACAACCGCTACGTTGCGCAGGGCGGCGATTGGGGCAATGCCGTCACCGAGCAGATGGTGATCGCGCCGCCGGAATTGCTTGGCATTCACACCAACATGCCCGCCACCGTCCCCGATGAAATCGTCAGGGCGCTCCAGCCCGGCGGGACGCGGCCGGCGAATCTCTCCGCCGGGGAGCGCATCGCCTACGATCAGCTCGACGACTTCTACAAGCACGGCCTCGGCTATGCGATCGAGATGTCGAGCCGGCCGCAGACGCTCTACGGCCTCGTCGACTCGCCGGCGGGCCTTGCGTCCTGGATGCTCGATCACGATGCGGCAGCGCCGCGATGA
- a CDS encoding molybdopterin guanine dinucleotide-containing S/N-oxide reductase yields the protein MDDTIGFPDPGLDLSDGFKPHTSHWGVFSARQGQAGLEVRAYAGDPDPNGIIDNFPGALRHQARIAQPAIRRGWLERGPGPDDRRGRDEFVSVSWEKALDLLGDELGRIRDTRGPGAVFGGSYGWSSAGRFHHAQSQVHRFLNIAMGGYVRSVNSYSSGASSVLLPQILAGYEDITKRNVTWAQIAADTEVVLAFGGMALKNSMVAGGSISKHVERGAMAAARRRGCEFILVSPLREDLPVEAGAEWMTCVPSTDTALMLGIVHTLVAENLHDQAFLDRYTEGWPVFLRYLTGESDGQPKSAEWAAAICGVEANTIRTLARRLAGKRALITVSHSLQRAEHGEQPVWMGMVLAAALGQIGLPGGGYGYSLGAIGYYGRRVNDVPGPTLGQGRNGVRDFIPVARIADMLLNPGSTYRYDGQTRTYPDIRLVYWAGGNPFHHHQDINRLRKAFAKVDTFVVHELAWTATARHADIVLPSTMTLEREDIGYSSNDPLMVAMHQIAEPFGLARDDYDIFADLAERLGAREPFTEGRTSREWLEYLYKPTRAWLEARGLEAPHFDEFWKRGSLVVPQQPDDGGRLRSFREDPVNHPLPTPSGRIEIFSAKIEAHGDADCPGHPVWLDKTDMPKPGAPCFLVANQPVTRLHSQLDFGGHSLAAKHRGREVARMNPVDADARGIKDGDIIRLFNERGACLAAVHVTGGIAPGVVQLPTGAWYDPVDPEDDAPLCVHGNPNVLTRDIGTSSFAQGCTGQLTTVEVEKFTGNLPPIRAFDPV from the coding sequence ATGGACGATACGATTGGCTTCCCCGACCCCGGCCTCGACTTGTCGGACGGCTTCAAGCCGCACACCTCGCATTGGGGCGTGTTTTCCGCGCGTCAGGGCCAAGCCGGGCTCGAGGTCAGGGCCTATGCGGGCGATCCCGATCCGAACGGCATCATCGACAATTTCCCCGGCGCGCTGCGCCACCAGGCGCGCATTGCGCAGCCCGCGATTCGCCGTGGCTGGCTCGAGCGCGGTCCCGGTCCCGACGATCGCCGCGGCCGCGACGAATTCGTCTCGGTCAGCTGGGAGAAGGCGCTCGACCTGCTCGGCGACGAGCTCGGCCGCATCCGCGACACGCGCGGGCCCGGCGCCGTGTTCGGCGGCTCCTATGGCTGGTCGAGCGCGGGCCGCTTCCATCATGCGCAGAGCCAGGTGCATCGCTTCCTCAACATCGCGATGGGCGGCTATGTGCGTTCGGTGAACTCCTACTCGTCGGGCGCCTCCTCGGTGCTGCTGCCGCAGATCCTGGCGGGCTACGAGGACATCACCAAGCGCAACGTCACCTGGGCGCAGATCGCTGCCGACACCGAGGTCGTGCTGGCGTTCGGCGGCATGGCGCTGAAGAACTCCATGGTGGCCGGCGGCTCGATCAGCAAGCATGTCGAGCGCGGCGCCATGGCAGCGGCGCGTCGGCGCGGCTGCGAATTCATCCTGGTCAGTCCTTTGCGTGAAGACCTGCCCGTCGAGGCCGGGGCCGAATGGATGACCTGCGTGCCCAGCACCGACACCGCGCTGATGCTCGGCATCGTTCACACGCTGGTCGCGGAGAACCTGCACGACCAGGCCTTCCTCGATCGCTATACCGAGGGCTGGCCCGTCTTCCTGCGCTATCTCACCGGCGAGAGCGACGGACAGCCAAAGAGCGCCGAATGGGCCGCCGCGATCTGCGGCGTCGAGGCGAACACGATCCGCACGCTGGCGCGCCGTCTGGCCGGAAAGCGCGCGCTCATCACCGTTTCCCATTCGCTCCAGCGCGCCGAACATGGCGAGCAGCCGGTGTGGATGGGCATGGTGCTGGCGGCAGCGCTCGGCCAGATCGGCCTGCCGGGCGGCGGCTATGGCTATTCGCTCGGGGCGATCGGCTATTATGGCCGCCGTGTCAACGACGTGCCCGGGCCGACGCTGGGGCAGGGCCGCAACGGCGTGCGCGACTTCATTCCGGTGGCGCGCATCGCCGACATGCTGCTCAATCCCGGCAGCACCTATCGCTACGACGGCCAGACGCGCACCTATCCGGACATCCGTCTCGTCTACTGGGCCGGCGGCAATCCCTTCCATCATCACCAGGACATCAACCGCCTGCGCAAGGCATTTGCGAAAGTGGACACGTTCGTGGTGCACGAGCTCGCCTGGACTGCGACGGCGCGGCATGCCGACATCGTGCTGCCGTCGACCATGACGCTGGAGCGAGAGGACATCGGCTATTCCAGCAACGATCCTCTCATGGTCGCGATGCATCAGATCGCGGAGCCGTTCGGTCTTGCGCGCGACGACTACGACATCTTTGCCGATCTCGCCGAGCGTCTCGGTGCGCGCGAGCCGTTCACAGAGGGTCGCACGTCGAGGGAGTGGCTCGAATATCTTTACAAGCCGACCCGCGCCTGGCTCGAAGCGCGCGGCCTGGAGGCCCCTCACTTCGACGAATTCTGGAAGCGCGGCAGCCTGGTCGTGCCGCAACAGCCTGACGACGGCGGTCGGCTGCGCAGTTTTCGCGAGGATCCTGTCAATCACCCGCTGCCGACGCCGAGCGGCCGTATCGAGATCTTCTCGGCCAAGATCGAGGCCCATGGCGATGCGGATTGTCCGGGTCATCCTGTCTGGCTCGACAAGACCGATATGCCCAAGCCGGGCGCGCCGTGCTTCCTCGTCGCCAACCAGCCGGTGACGCGCCTGCACAGCCAGCTCGATTTCGGCGGCCATTCGCTCGCCGCCAAACATCGCGGCCGCGAGGTCGCGCGGATGAATCCGGTTGATGCGGACGCGCGCGGCATCAAGGACGGCGACATCATCCGCCTGTTCAATGAGCGCGGCGCGTGCCTTGCCGCGGTTCACGTCACGGGCGGCATCGCACCCGGCGTGGTGCAGCTTCCGACCGGTGCGTGGTACGATCCCGTAGACCCCGAGGACGACGCGCCGCTCTGCGTCCACGGCAATCCGAACGTGCTGACCCGCGACATCGGCACCTCGTCCTTCGCGCAGGGCTGCACCGGGCAACTGACGACGGTGGAGGTGGAGAAATTCACCGGCAATTTGCCACCGATCCGGGCTTTCGATCCGGTGTAG
- a CDS encoding Dps family protein — translation MTKADLQSPTDLGANANRDIPAALRALLADVFALYLKTKNFHWHVSGSHFRDYHLMLDEQAGQIFAMTDDIAERARKIGGTTLRSIGQIAREQRILDNDADYVEPQDMLAELRSDNQQLTREMRRVHELCDEYGDVATASLIENWIDESERRIWFLYESGRTGPHA, via the coding sequence ATGACCAAGGCAGACCTCCAGAGCCCGACCGATCTCGGCGCCAATGCGAACCGGGACATTCCCGCCGCGCTACGCGCGCTGCTCGCCGACGTCTTCGCGCTCTATCTGAAGACCAAGAACTTCCACTGGCACGTCTCGGGCAGCCATTTCCGCGACTATCATCTGATGCTGGACGAGCAGGCCGGCCAGATCTTTGCGATGACCGACGACATCGCGGAGCGCGCGCGCAAGATCGGCGGCACCACGCTGCGTTCGATCGGCCAGATCGCGCGCGAGCAGCGCATCCTCGACAACGATGCGGACTACGTCGAGCCACAGGACATGCTGGCGGAGCTGCGCAGCGACAACCAGCAACTGACGCGGGAGATGCGGCGCGTGCACGAGCTTTGCGACGAATATGGCGATGTCGCCACCGCAAGCCTGATCGAGAATTGGATCGACGAGTCCGAGCGCAGGATCTGGTTCCTGTACGAGTCCGGCCGCACCGGCCCGCACGCGTAA
- a CDS encoding OsmC family protein: MIRKATAVWKGTGRDGTGHLSSESGVLAGTPYSFKTRFENEKGTNPEELIAAAHAGCFTMALAFGLQMAGFTPDELSTEAAVTLEPEGKGFKISKSALTLRAKVPNLDDAGFARIAGEAEKNCPVSKVLNAAITLDAKLG, from the coding sequence ATGATCCGCAAGGCAACAGCAGTCTGGAAGGGCACCGGTCGCGATGGCACCGGTCATCTGTCGAGCGAATCCGGCGTGCTCGCCGGGACGCCCTATTCGTTCAAGACCCGTTTCGAGAACGAGAAGGGCACCAATCCCGAGGAATTGATCGCGGCGGCGCATGCCGGTTGCTTCACGATGGCACTGGCGTTCGGCCTTCAGATGGCCGGTTTCACGCCGGACGAGCTCTCGACCGAGGCGGCTGTGACGCTCGAGCCCGAAGGAAAGGGCTTCAAGATCAGCAAATCCGCGCTGACCCTGCGTGCCAAGGTGCCGAACCTCGACGATGCAGGTTTCGCCAGGATCGCCGGCGAGGCCGAGAAGAACTGTCCGGTGTCGAAGGTGCTCAACGCCGCGATCACGCTCGACGCAAAGCTGGGCTGA
- a CDS encoding ATP-binding protein has protein sequence MPDTHDQDAAISFGPFRLFAKSRLLEKDGAPLHLGGRALDILIFLAERAGEVIDKRELIKRVWADVTVDEGSLRFHITTLRKALGDTGEGSRYVVNVPGRGYCLAAPLLRAESAEKRTSPPVPAPHSLPSPLAKIIGRDDAVARICAELAQHRFVTIVGPGGIGKTSVALAVAHGELQAFDGQVNFVDFGALTDTRFIPGTIAATLGLTINSEDPMPGLLTVLRSRRMLLVFDSCEHIIDELAPLAERIVQEAPELHILATSRESFRTEGERVHRLFPLDCPPQGDGLSLAEILAYPASQLFVERIAESLGEFELSEEDAPLVGEICRRLDGIALAIELAAGRVNAYGIAGTASLLDSRFSLLWRGRRTAIPRHQTLSAALAWSYDLLPAAESATLRGLSAFVGPFTLEAALAVASSQGISEPEAVEAVSNLLSKSLIAISPAERRLRYRLLDTTRAFAGNKLVEHGEADRVARAHADYFRGFLSDIALSATGMQTAGGFLPYADHLPNVRAALTWSFSDGGDRSIGVDLAASAAQFFLELTLLTECYRWTQQALTLLDTNAIDNRQEMTLQAALGVSVMFTQGNTETVRAAFTRSLQLAQELEDLHWQLWLLRGLHIYLTRVGDFHGALGIGTQGESVARKLNDPAAALNVEWMLGVAHHLIGNQDKAVRFCESAMVHNPGSQRLNIGHLGYDDRIVALVALARGLWLTGRPDRAIEAARYTVREAELLEQPLTLGISLIWTIYVFLWVGDWANADILIERLIDHSARHFLGPYHAVGIGQKGELLLRRGDIAGGIEHLRRSQATLYATRHRIMTTVFATALAEGLAAQNQPDEALRTINQAIAEVPDHGESFDMPEMLRVRGDILARSGNAVEAESCLRTSLDLSRRQCALGWELRGAISLGRVWRQAGKAGDARALLTPLVARYQEGLQTRDLVAAKELLGALN, from the coding sequence GTGCCGGACACTCACGATCAGGATGCGGCCATTTCCTTCGGGCCATTCCGGCTGTTCGCAAAGTCGCGCCTGCTCGAGAAGGACGGCGCTCCGCTTCACCTCGGCGGCCGCGCGCTCGATATCCTCATTTTCCTTGCCGAGCGCGCCGGCGAGGTCATCGACAAGCGTGAATTGATCAAACGCGTCTGGGCCGACGTGACCGTCGACGAAGGCAGCCTGCGGTTCCACATCACGACACTGCGCAAGGCCTTGGGGGATACCGGCGAAGGCTCCCGCTACGTCGTCAACGTCCCCGGGCGCGGCTATTGCCTGGCGGCCCCACTGCTTCGGGCGGAATCCGCAGAGAAACGGACGAGCCCGCCTGTCCCGGCCCCGCACTCACTCCCTTCGCCGCTCGCGAAGATTATCGGGCGGGACGATGCGGTTGCCAGGATTTGCGCCGAACTTGCCCAGCATCGCTTCGTCACAATCGTCGGCCCTGGCGGCATCGGCAAGACCTCGGTCGCCCTCGCCGTCGCGCATGGCGAGCTCCAGGCCTTCGACGGCCAGGTCAATTTCGTCGATTTCGGCGCGCTGACGGACACGAGGTTCATTCCCGGCACCATCGCGGCCACGCTCGGGCTGACGATCAATTCCGAGGACCCGATGCCGGGTCTGCTGACAGTGCTGCGCAGCCGGCGGATGCTGCTGGTCTTCGACAGTTGCGAGCACATCATCGACGAGCTCGCGCCGCTGGCCGAGCGTATCGTCCAGGAGGCGCCAGAGCTGCATATTCTCGCCACCAGCCGCGAGTCCTTTCGCACCGAGGGTGAGCGCGTCCACCGGCTGTTTCCGCTGGATTGTCCGCCGCAGGGCGACGGGCTCAGCCTCGCCGAGATCCTTGCCTATCCCGCAAGCCAGCTCTTCGTGGAACGCATTGCCGAAAGCTTGGGCGAATTCGAGCTGAGCGAAGAGGACGCACCCCTCGTTGGCGAAATCTGCCGGCGGCTGGACGGGATCGCGCTCGCGATCGAGCTCGCGGCCGGACGCGTGAACGCCTATGGCATCGCCGGGACCGCCTCGCTGCTCGACAGCCGCTTCTCGCTGCTGTGGCGCGGGCGGCGGACCGCGATCCCGCGGCACCAGACCCTGAGCGCGGCGCTCGCCTGGAGCTACGATCTGCTGCCGGCCGCCGAAAGCGCCACGCTGCGCGGTTTGTCGGCGTTCGTCGGGCCGTTCACACTGGAGGCCGCGCTTGCCGTTGCATCCAGCCAGGGCATCAGCGAGCCCGAGGCGGTCGAGGCGGTCTCGAACCTGCTCTCCAAATCCCTGATTGCGATTTCGCCGGCGGAGCGGCGGCTGCGCTACCGCCTGCTCGACACCACGCGCGCCTTCGCCGGCAACAAGCTGGTCGAGCACGGCGAAGCGGACCGCGTCGCGCGGGCGCATGCCGACTACTTCCGCGGCTTCCTCAGCGACATCGCGCTCAGCGCCACGGGTATGCAGACCGCGGGCGGCTTCCTTCCCTATGCCGACCACCTGCCCAATGTCCGGGCTGCACTGACCTGGAGCTTTTCGGACGGTGGCGACCGGTCGATCGGCGTGGACCTGGCGGCCTCGGCGGCGCAGTTCTTCCTCGAGCTGACATTGCTGACGGAGTGCTATCGCTGGACGCAGCAGGCATTGACGTTGCTCGATACGAACGCGATCGACAACCGTCAGGAGATGACACTGCAGGCCGCGCTCGGCGTTTCCGTGATGTTCACGCAGGGCAATACCGAAACGGTCCGTGCCGCGTTCACGCGCAGCCTTCAGCTCGCGCAAGAGCTCGAGGATCTGCACTGGCAACTCTGGCTGCTCCGCGGATTGCACATCTACCTGACCAGGGTCGGCGATTTTCACGGTGCGCTCGGAATCGGCACACAAGGCGAGAGTGTTGCGCGCAAGCTGAACGACCCCGCCGCCGCGCTGAACGTGGAATGGATGCTGGGCGTCGCGCATCATCTGATCGGCAACCAGGACAAGGCCGTGCGGTTCTGCGAGAGCGCGATGGTGCACAATCCCGGCTCGCAGCGGCTGAATATCGGCCATCTCGGCTATGACGACCGCATCGTCGCGCTGGTGGCGCTGGCGCGCGGACTCTGGCTCACCGGCCGGCCCGATCGTGCGATCGAGGCGGCCAGATACACGGTGCGCGAGGCAGAATTGCTCGAACAGCCGCTCACCCTCGGCATCTCCCTGATCTGGACGATCTACGTGTTCCTGTGGGTCGGCGACTGGGCCAATGCGGACATCCTGATCGAGCGGCTGATCGACCATTCGGCGCGGCACTTCCTCGGCCCCTATCACGCCGTCGGCATCGGTCAGAAAGGCGAGCTGCTGCTTCGCCGTGGCGACATCGCCGGCGGGATCGAGCACCTTCGCCGCAGCCAGGCAACGCTGTACGCAACGCGGCACCGGATCATGACGACGGTGTTCGCGACCGCGCTCGCGGAGGGACTCGCGGCGCAGAACCAGCCCGATGAGGCTCTCCGCACGATCAATCAGGCCATCGCGGAGGTCCCCGATCACGGCGAATCCTTCGACATGCCGGAGATGCTCAGGGTCAGGGGCGACATCCTGGCCCGATCGGGCAACGCCGTTGAGGCCGAGAGCTGCCTGCGGACATCGCTCGATCTGTCGCGCCGGCAGTGCGCGCTCGGCTGGGAATTGCGTGGCGCAATCAGCCTTGGCCGGGTCTGGCGCCAGGCCGGAAAAGCCGGCGACGCACGCGCCCTGCTCACCCCGCTCGTAGCGCGATACCAGGAGGGCCTCCAGACCCGCGATCTGGTCGCCGCCAAAGAGCTGCTTGGCGCGCTGAATTGA